In Microbacterium maritypicum, the following are encoded in one genomic region:
- a CDS encoding acetyl-CoA C-acetyltransferase produces the protein MAEAYIVDAVRSPVGKRGGSLSGIHPADLGAHSLKALVERTGIDPGAIDDVIIGATDTIGGQSGNVGRSAVLVAGFPEHVPGVTIDRQCGSSQQAVHFAAQAVMSGVNDLVIAGGLQNMSQLPISSAMVAGEAYGFTTPFAESPGWQARYPDQEISQFVGAEMIAEKWDISREEMEQFALESHQRAAVAQDEGRFANEIAPLNGLDHDEGVRRDTSLERMAGLQTLTPGGRLTAAVASQISDASSAVLIASAQAVKDHGLTPRARIHHMSVRGDSPVFMLTAPIPATAYAMERSGMTLDDIDLFEVNEAFASVVLAWLQETGVPREKLNVNGGGIALGHPIGATGTRLMTTMLNELERTGGRYGMQVMCEGGGLANATIIERL, from the coding sequence ATGGCAGAGGCATACATCGTCGACGCGGTCCGTTCCCCGGTCGGCAAGCGCGGCGGCTCGCTCTCGGGCATCCATCCGGCCGACCTCGGGGCGCACAGCCTCAAGGCGCTGGTCGAGCGCACGGGCATCGATCCCGGCGCCATCGACGACGTCATCATCGGCGCGACCGACACGATCGGCGGGCAGTCCGGCAACGTCGGGCGCTCGGCCGTGCTGGTCGCCGGCTTCCCCGAGCACGTGCCGGGTGTCACGATCGACCGGCAGTGCGGGTCGAGCCAGCAGGCCGTGCACTTCGCCGCGCAGGCCGTGATGAGCGGCGTGAACGACCTGGTGATCGCGGGTGGGCTGCAGAACATGTCGCAGCTGCCGATCTCGTCGGCCATGGTCGCCGGAGAGGCCTACGGGTTCACGACGCCGTTCGCCGAGTCGCCCGGCTGGCAGGCACGCTACCCCGACCAGGAGATCTCGCAGTTCGTCGGCGCCGAGATGATCGCCGAGAAGTGGGACATCTCCCGCGAGGAGATGGAGCAGTTCGCGCTGGAGAGCCACCAGCGTGCGGCAGTCGCCCAGGACGAGGGCCGCTTCGCGAACGAGATCGCCCCGTTGAACGGACTCGACCACGACGAGGGTGTGCGCCGCGACACCTCGCTCGAGCGCATGGCCGGCCTGCAGACGCTGACTCCGGGCGGGCGACTGACCGCGGCCGTGGCCTCGCAGATCAGCGACGCCTCCAGCGCGGTGCTGATCGCGAGCGCGCAGGCCGTGAAGGACCACGGCCTCACCCCGCGGGCGCGCATCCACCACATGTCGGTGCGTGGCGACAGTCCCGTGTTCATGCTCACCGCGCCCATCCCCGCGACGGCCTACGCGATGGAGCGCTCGGGCATGACGCTCGACGACATCGACCTGTTCGAGGTCAACGAGGCCTTCGCCTCGGTCGTGCTCGCCTGGCTGCAGGAGACGGGTGTGCCGCGCGAGAAGCTCAACGTGAACGGCGGCGGCATCGCCCTCGGGCATCCGATCGGAGCCACCGGCACCCGGCTGATGACCACGATGCTGAACGAGCTGGAGCGCACCGGCGGCCGCTACGGCATGCAGGTCATGTGCGAGGGCGGCGGTCTGGCGAACGCCACGATCATCGAGCGCCTCTGA
- a CDS encoding SDR family oxidoreductase: MSSTAPEYVPGHGLLAGKRIVITAAAGAGIGQTAAIRCLEEGAALVVLGDTHAGRLAETQQELGDRFGADRVRTAVCDVTVEDHITAFLDLAEEGGPIDVMINNAGLGGSVSILDMTDEQWGKVLDVTLTGTFRCIRAVGRRMVAAGTAGVIVNNASVIGWRAQVEQAHYAAAKAGVMALTRSAAMDLAPHGIRVNAVSPSLAMHPFLEKVTSPEMLEQLKAREAFGRAAEPWEVANVMVFLASAYSSYMTGEVVAVSSQHA, translated from the coding sequence ATGAGCTCCACCGCCCCCGAGTACGTTCCCGGCCACGGTCTTCTGGCCGGCAAGCGCATCGTCATCACCGCCGCCGCGGGTGCCGGCATCGGCCAGACCGCCGCGATCCGCTGCCTGGAGGAGGGTGCTGCGCTCGTCGTGCTCGGTGACACCCACGCCGGTCGCCTCGCCGAGACGCAACAGGAGCTCGGCGACCGCTTCGGCGCGGACCGCGTGCGCACGGCCGTGTGCGACGTGACCGTCGAGGACCATATCACCGCCTTCCTCGACCTCGCGGAAGAGGGCGGGCCCATCGATGTCATGATCAACAACGCGGGCCTGGGCGGCTCGGTCTCGATCCTCGACATGACCGACGAGCAGTGGGGCAAGGTCCTCGATGTCACGCTCACCGGCACCTTCCGCTGCATCCGCGCCGTCGGCCGGCGCATGGTCGCCGCCGGTACCGCGGGGGTCATCGTGAACAACGCCTCCGTCATCGGCTGGCGCGCCCAGGTCGAGCAGGCCCACTATGCCGCAGCCAAGGCGGGGGTGATGGCGCTCACCCGCAGTGCCGCGATGGACCTCGCCCCGCACGGCATCCGCGTCAACGCCGTCTCGCCGAGCCTGGCGATGCATCCGTTCCTGGAGAAGGTCACCTCTCCCGAGATGCTCGAGCAGCTCAAGGCCCGCGAGGCGTTCGGGCGGGCGGCGGAACCCTGGGAGGTCGCCAACGTCATGGTGTTCCTCGCCAGCGCATACTCCTCATATATGACCGGCGAGGTCGTCGCCGTCAGCAGTCAGCACGCGTGA
- a CDS encoding S8 family serine peptidase: MVERDRPHIVVPTPPSTESFTLAGQGGGSDKPGFSGDRKSHSERLASELETAWEPPADEEAQSTGTYITFVSFPGLELAIESLESLAAGEQPELVAVREVDGPAGRVLEATVFVPVGKKEYFLRKLEKYVESVAQGSAKPSNATLMEGIASIRRATIRELWTDPDDQFPTDENQLCWWETWLRRTDGKERERLGAYARQHDLTTSDHYLGFGERTVILVQATAAQLASTFRAVDDIAELRRPHEVSSFLPELYAFEQKEWVQDLQSRASAAADGAPVVCILDRGVQADHPLLDDSLAQDDLHAADPAWRKDIAVHSHGTEMAGLALYGDLQAAVLDLQYVPLQHRLESVKLLPDSGDNAPDVYGAVTARAVDQPEISAADRKRVFMLAVTATAGAGEPIGDASGAHPKQESGRPTAWSATVDALTYGRAIDDTTPQFTYLDREEQRRPRLFIVSAGNIRDIRAEDDHLDRSDAEAVEDPAQSWNALTVGAYAEHDAMDHALGVFAGYVPIAARGELSPTSRTSVSFDQKRWPFKPDVVAAGGNLARTPDGTDVDSPENLAILTTRLQRPGEGYFATTRDTSAATAQVAAIAADIYAAYPDLRPETVRALIVHSAEWTDAMRSRVDDARTKADAVNLLRRYGMGVPSLERATRSASNALTLVAESAIHPYEREGQSSSGKAREMNLHELPWPIEQLTDLGETQVRLRVTLSYFVEPNPSSRGWAGRYVYPSHGLRFSMRRPEESVVSFRQRINTQARDDGQKPLSLATEKGWLFGSDQQKSAGSIHTDIWTGSAVDLASKEAIAVYPVLGWWKNRPKMDQSDLGVDYSLVVSIESPEVEVDLWTPVAQQVAATVIEV, translated from the coding sequence ATGGTTGAACGCGACCGCCCCCACATTGTCGTGCCGACGCCGCCCTCGACCGAGTCTTTTACGCTCGCCGGGCAAGGTGGCGGGAGCGACAAGCCCGGGTTTTCGGGCGACCGCAAATCTCACAGTGAACGGTTGGCATCAGAGCTCGAAACCGCATGGGAACCACCGGCCGACGAGGAAGCTCAGTCCACTGGGACGTACATCACGTTCGTGTCCTTCCCCGGGCTCGAACTCGCGATCGAGAGCCTGGAGTCTTTAGCCGCGGGCGAGCAGCCCGAACTCGTCGCCGTGCGCGAAGTTGACGGTCCCGCGGGCCGAGTGCTCGAAGCAACCGTCTTCGTCCCAGTAGGCAAGAAGGAGTACTTCCTTCGCAAGCTCGAGAAATATGTCGAGTCGGTCGCTCAGGGAAGCGCCAAGCCGAGCAACGCCACCCTCATGGAGGGGATTGCTTCCATCCGCAGGGCCACGATTCGCGAACTATGGACAGATCCTGACGACCAGTTTCCGACGGATGAGAACCAGCTCTGTTGGTGGGAGACCTGGCTTCGCCGAACGGACGGCAAAGAGCGTGAGCGGCTGGGCGCATACGCCCGCCAGCACGACCTGACGACGAGCGATCACTACCTAGGTTTTGGTGAACGCACCGTGATTCTCGTACAGGCAACTGCGGCTCAACTCGCCTCGACGTTCCGGGCGGTCGACGACATCGCCGAGCTGCGGCGCCCGCATGAGGTCTCCAGCTTCTTGCCCGAGCTCTACGCCTTCGAGCAAAAGGAATGGGTGCAAGACCTTCAAAGTCGAGCATCTGCGGCCGCGGATGGGGCGCCGGTGGTGTGCATCCTCGACCGCGGCGTTCAGGCAGACCATCCACTGCTCGACGACTCCCTGGCACAAGACGATCTGCACGCCGCAGACCCCGCGTGGCGGAAGGACATCGCCGTGCATTCGCACGGCACCGAGATGGCAGGCCTGGCGCTATACGGCGATCTGCAAGCTGCGGTTTTGGATCTCCAGTACGTGCCTCTGCAGCATCGCCTCGAATCGGTGAAGCTTTTGCCCGATAGCGGCGACAACGCGCCCGACGTTTACGGTGCGGTGACCGCACGAGCGGTGGATCAGCCGGAGATCTCCGCTGCCGACCGCAAACGAGTATTCATGCTTGCTGTGACCGCGACTGCCGGCGCGGGGGAGCCAATCGGGGACGCCTCCGGCGCTCATCCAAAGCAGGAATCGGGCCGCCCTACGGCCTGGTCGGCAACGGTCGATGCGCTGACCTACGGACGTGCGATCGACGACACGACGCCACAATTCACCTACCTGGATCGAGAGGAGCAGCGGCGCCCGAGGCTCTTCATCGTCTCTGCTGGCAACATTCGCGACATCCGTGCGGAAGACGACCACCTCGACCGAAGCGACGCCGAAGCGGTCGAGGACCCGGCTCAGTCGTGGAACGCCCTCACTGTCGGTGCCTACGCCGAACACGACGCCATGGATCATGCGCTTGGCGTGTTCGCCGGCTACGTGCCGATCGCTGCTCGAGGAGAGCTGTCGCCGACGAGCCGAACCTCGGTATCTTTTGATCAGAAGCGTTGGCCCTTCAAGCCTGATGTGGTCGCCGCTGGAGGCAACCTCGCCCGAACTCCCGATGGCACCGATGTCGACAGCCCGGAGAACCTCGCGATCCTCACCACGAGGCTCCAGCGACCGGGCGAGGGCTATTTCGCCACTACCCGTGACACATCTGCCGCCACTGCTCAGGTTGCGGCCATCGCCGCCGACATCTATGCCGCTTACCCCGATCTTCGCCCGGAGACTGTGCGCGCACTGATCGTGCATTCGGCAGAGTGGACCGATGCGATGCGATCCCGCGTCGACGACGCAAGGACAAAGGCGGACGCCGTCAACCTGCTGCGACGTTACGGAATGGGTGTGCCGAGCCTCGAACGCGCGACGCGTAGCGCGTCGAACGCGCTCACTCTCGTCGCAGAGTCGGCCATTCATCCGTACGAGCGCGAGGGGCAGTCAAGTAGCGGCAAGGCGCGGGAGATGAACCTGCACGAGCTTCCATGGCCAATCGAGCAGCTCACGGATCTCGGTGAGACTCAAGTGCGTCTGCGCGTTACGTTGTCGTACTTTGTGGAGCCCAATCCCTCGAGCCGTGGCTGGGCTGGACGGTATGTGTATCCGTCACACGGGCTGCGCTTCTCGATGAGGCGCCCGGAGGAGAGCGTCGTTTCATTCCGCCAGCGCATCAATACGCAAGCGCGAGACGACGGGCAGAAGCCGTTGTCGCTGGCAACTGAGAAGGGGTGGCTGTTCGGCAGCGACCAACAGAAGTCTGCCGGTTCGATCCACACCGACATTTGGACGGGCTCGGC
- a CDS encoding acyl-CoA dehydrogenase family protein has product MSFEPDEDQQELVALVRGILSQRADSAATRRAIASTERFDTDLWRLLCEEIGIAGMAIPEEFGGADFTLREAQLVLEEIGYSLAPSPYLGSVAIGAQAILTTGDADAAARLLPGIAEGSSSAALAWAAPDGRFAPERVDVHAEDREGWQLSGASGFVLDGATADVLLVVAQTSDGPRLFEVIDTEAVVREDTPTMDQTLRLGTLRFDAVAARPLGAVDPGVLETVRALALAAISAVQAGTAARALDETVAYAKQRVQFGRAIGSFQAIKHRLADMHVQVEVARTASRAASDALATGAADRFELATIAKATCSEALEHVAAETIQLHGGIAITWEHDAHLIFKRAHSLGRLFGTAREQREHADDWALATA; this is encoded by the coding sequence ATGTCATTCGAACCCGATGAGGATCAGCAGGAGCTGGTGGCCCTGGTGCGCGGCATCCTGAGCCAGCGTGCCGACAGCGCGGCGACCCGTCGTGCCATAGCGAGCACCGAGCGCTTCGACACCGACCTGTGGCGCCTGCTGTGCGAGGAGATCGGCATCGCCGGCATGGCGATCCCCGAGGAGTTCGGCGGCGCGGACTTCACTCTCCGTGAGGCGCAGCTCGTGTTGGAGGAGATCGGCTACTCGCTCGCCCCCTCCCCGTATCTCGGCTCGGTCGCGATCGGGGCGCAGGCGATCCTGACCACCGGCGACGCGGATGCCGCCGCCCGGCTGCTCCCCGGCATCGCCGAGGGATCATCGTCAGCCGCTCTCGCCTGGGCTGCTCCCGACGGACGCTTCGCCCCGGAGCGGGTCGACGTCCACGCCGAGGACCGCGAGGGCTGGCAGCTCAGCGGCGCGAGCGGGTTCGTCCTCGACGGCGCCACCGCCGACGTGCTGCTCGTGGTCGCTCAGACCTCCGACGGCCCGCGCCTGTTCGAGGTGATCGACACCGAGGCCGTGGTCCGCGAGGACACTCCGACCATGGACCAGACCCTGCGCCTGGGCACGCTGCGCTTCGACGCGGTCGCAGCGCGACCCCTCGGAGCCGTCGACCCGGGCGTCCTGGAGACCGTGCGTGCGCTCGCGCTCGCGGCGATCAGCGCGGTACAGGCGGGAACCGCCGCGCGTGCCCTCGACGAGACCGTGGCATACGCGAAGCAGCGGGTGCAGTTCGGACGCGCGATCGGGTCGTTCCAGGCGATCAAGCACCGCCTGGCGGACATGCACGTGCAGGTGGAGGTCGCACGCACCGCGTCGCGCGCAGCATCCGATGCTCTCGCCACCGGAGCCGCCGACCGCTTCGAGCTCGCGACCATCGCGAAGGCGACGTGCTCCGAGGCGCTCGAACACGTCGCCGCCGAGACGATCCAGCTGCACGGCGGCATCGCGATCACGTGGGAGCACGACGCGCACCTGATCTTCAAGCGCGCGCACTCCCTCGGCCGGCTCTTCGGCACCGCTCGCGAGCAGCGCGAGCACGCGGATGACTGGGCGCTCGCGACGGCCTGA
- a CDS encoding acyl-CoA dehydrogenase family protein, with translation MNLDLTSEQQAFAAEARAWLAENVPPTPLPSMDTEAGFAAHREWEATLAAGRWSVVSWPEQYGGRDVGITEWVLFEEEYYRAGAPTRVAQNGISLLAPILFEHGTPEQHERFLGPMTDGSLIWAQAWSEPGAGSDLAAIRSTARRDEVRGGWVLNGQKIWSSRAVWADRGFGLFRSDPEALRHHGLTYFLFPMDAEGITVRAIAQLDGTTGFAEIFFDDVFVPDADVLGAPGDGWRVAMSTAGNERGLSLRAPGRFLAATDRLVALQSEHGTVSEDDAVVDAWIGAEAYRLFTWQTVSTLLEGGSVGAEGSVNKVFWSELDVHIHETALRILGPEGELRGASAVDGGRWVDDYQFSLAGPIYAGTNEVQRNIIAERILGLPRGGDGRRA, from the coding sequence GTGAACCTCGACCTGACCTCCGAGCAGCAGGCGTTCGCCGCAGAGGCACGTGCCTGGCTCGCAGAGAACGTCCCGCCGACCCCGCTGCCCTCGATGGACACCGAGGCCGGCTTCGCCGCGCACCGGGAGTGGGAGGCGACGCTCGCCGCCGGCCGATGGTCGGTCGTGTCCTGGCCGGAGCAGTACGGCGGCCGCGACGTCGGCATCACCGAGTGGGTGCTCTTCGAGGAGGAGTACTACCGCGCCGGCGCCCCCACACGCGTCGCGCAGAACGGCATCTCCCTGCTCGCGCCGATCCTCTTCGAGCACGGCACCCCCGAGCAGCACGAGCGGTTCCTCGGCCCGATGACCGACGGCTCGCTGATCTGGGCGCAGGCCTGGTCGGAGCCGGGAGCCGGCAGCGACCTGGCCGCGATCCGCAGCACCGCCCGCCGCGATGAGGTCCGTGGGGGCTGGGTGCTGAACGGTCAGAAGATCTGGAGCTCGCGAGCGGTCTGGGCCGATCGCGGCTTCGGGCTCTTCCGCTCCGACCCCGAAGCCCTGCGGCACCACGGGCTCACCTACTTCCTGTTCCCGATGGATGCCGAGGGAATCACCGTGCGGGCGATCGCGCAGCTCGACGGGACCACCGGCTTCGCGGAGATCTTCTTCGACGACGTGTTCGTGCCCGATGCCGACGTGCTGGGGGCTCCCGGCGACGGCTGGCGCGTGGCGATGAGCACCGCGGGGAACGAGCGCGGCCTCTCGCTGCGCGCGCCCGGCCGCTTCCTCGCCGCGACCGACCGTCTGGTCGCGCTGCAGTCCGAGCACGGGACCGTGTCGGAGGACGACGCGGTGGTCGACGCCTGGATCGGCGCCGAGGCCTATCGTCTCTTCACCTGGCAGACCGTCAGCACCCTGCTCGAGGGCGGGTCCGTGGGCGCCGAGGGCAGTGTGAACAAGGTGTTCTGGTCCGAACTCGACGTGCACATTCACGAGACCGCCCTGCGTATCCTCGGCCCCGAGGGCGAGTTGCGGGGAGCGTCCGCGGTCGACGGGGGCCGCTGGGTCGACGACTACCAGTTCTCCCTCGCCGGCCCCATCTACGCGGGGACGAACGAGGTCCAGCGGAACATCATCGCGGAGCGGATCCTCGGACTCCCCCGCGGCGGAGACGGAAGGCGCGCATGA
- a CDS encoding enoyl-CoA hydratase, whose amino-acid sequence MTVESADAVVTYEVRGSTAIIRLNRPQYRNAQNSRVTYALDAAFTRAVDDDAVKVIVLGGNGTHFCAGHDIGTPERDIDRSFERKAVIWWDHVGAQGVDSRFARESEVYLGMCRRWREIPKPVIAMVQGACIAGGLMLAWSCDFIIAADDAFFQDPVVSMGIPGVEFFAHPWVTNPRAAKEMLYTGDRMPAARAHELGMVNHVVPLDELEERTLEIAERIGRMPRLGLALTKKAVNQAEDLQGMRAGMDSVFGLHHAAHAHNAEVGGDSLGGVDVRSIKADTKGATP is encoded by the coding sequence ATGACCGTCGAATCCGCCGACGCCGTGGTCACCTACGAGGTGCGCGGGTCGACAGCGATCATCCGATTGAACCGCCCTCAGTATCGCAACGCGCAGAACTCCCGGGTCACCTATGCGCTCGACGCCGCCTTCACCCGCGCCGTCGACGACGACGCCGTCAAAGTCATCGTGCTCGGCGGCAACGGCACGCACTTCTGCGCGGGTCACGACATCGGCACCCCCGAGCGCGACATCGACCGGAGCTTCGAACGCAAGGCCGTCATCTGGTGGGACCACGTGGGCGCCCAGGGCGTCGACTCCCGCTTCGCACGCGAGTCCGAGGTGTACCTCGGCATGTGCCGGCGCTGGCGCGAGATCCCCAAGCCGGTCATCGCGATGGTGCAGGGCGCGTGCATCGCCGGCGGTCTCATGCTCGCCTGGTCGTGCGACTTCATCATCGCCGCCGACGATGCCTTCTTCCAGGACCCTGTGGTGTCGATGGGCATCCCCGGCGTCGAGTTCTTCGCGCACCCGTGGGTGACCAATCCCCGCGCCGCGAAGGAGATGCTCTACACCGGAGACCGGATGCCGGCCGCCCGCGCGCACGAGCTCGGCATGGTGAACCACGTCGTTCCCCTCGACGAGCTCGAGGAGCGGACCCTCGAGATCGCGGAGCGCATCGGACGGATGCCGCGCCTCGGACTCGCTCTGACCAAGAAGGCCGTGAACCAGGCCGAAGACCTGCAGGGGATGCGGGCCGGAATGGACTCGGTGTTCGGTCTGCATCACGCCGCACACGCGCACAACGCCGAGGTCGGCGGCGACTCCCTCGGCGGGGTCGACGTGCGCTCGATCAAAGCCGACACGAAGGGGGCCACGCCGTGA
- a CDS encoding acyl-CoA dehydrogenase family protein — MDATQHDADERFRAEIRGWLDENLTGRFADLRGRGGSGREHEDFEARLEWNRHMAAAGWTCVAWPVEHGGRGLSIAQQVIFHEEYARADAPARVNHLGEELLGPTLIAHGTPEQQARFLPGIVAAEELWCQGYSEPGAGSDLAAVSTKAQRVGEEWSITGQKVWTSLAQHADWCFVIARTEPGSARHQGLSYLLVPMDQPGVEVRPILQLTATSEFNEVFFDDARTAVDLVVGGEGNGFKVAMATLGFERGVSTLAQQIAFRRELDAVIDTATRTGAIDDAVLRDRLVRARMELEVIRQHALRTLGGEQGDSASVTKLLWSNWHRSLGELAMDVAGPASLLVGADYALDDLQTLFLFSRSDTIYGGSDEIQRNVIAERVLGLPREARP; from the coding sequence ATGGACGCGACGCAGCACGACGCGGATGAGCGGTTCCGTGCCGAGATCCGCGGATGGCTGGACGAGAACCTCACCGGCCGCTTCGCCGATCTGCGCGGCCGCGGAGGCTCCGGACGTGAGCACGAGGACTTCGAGGCACGGCTCGAATGGAACCGCCACATGGCCGCCGCCGGATGGACGTGCGTCGCGTGGCCCGTCGAGCACGGCGGCCGCGGGCTCAGCATCGCGCAGCAGGTCATCTTCCATGAGGAGTACGCCAGAGCGGATGCTCCGGCCAGGGTCAACCACCTCGGGGAGGAGCTGCTCGGACCGACCCTCATCGCCCACGGCACCCCCGAGCAGCAGGCCCGCTTCCTCCCGGGCATCGTCGCGGCCGAGGAGCTGTGGTGCCAGGGATACTCCGAGCCGGGCGCCGGGTCCGACCTCGCCGCCGTGTCGACCAAGGCGCAGCGCGTGGGTGAGGAATGGTCGATCACGGGACAGAAGGTCTGGACCTCGCTCGCGCAGCACGCCGACTGGTGCTTCGTGATCGCGCGTACCGAACCCGGCTCCGCCCGCCACCAGGGGCTGTCGTACCTGCTCGTGCCGATGGATCAGCCCGGCGTCGAGGTGCGGCCGATCCTGCAGCTGACCGCGACCAGCGAGTTCAACGAGGTCTTCTTCGACGATGCCCGCACCGCGGTCGACCTGGTCGTCGGCGGCGAGGGCAACGGGTTCAAGGTCGCCATGGCGACGCTCGGCTTCGAACGCGGCGTCTCGACGCTCGCGCAGCAGATCGCGTTCCGCCGCGAGCTGGATGCCGTGATCGACACGGCCACCCGAACCGGCGCGATCGACGACGCCGTGCTCCGCGACCGGCTGGTGCGCGCCCGGATGGAGCTCGAGGTGATCCGCCAGCATGCCCTGCGCACCCTGGGTGGCGAGCAGGGCGACAGTGCCTCGGTGACGAAGCTGCTGTGGTCGAACTGGCACCGCTCGCTGGGTGAGCTCGCGATGGACGTCGCCGGCCCCGCGTCCCTCCTCGTCGGGGCGGACTACGCGCTCGACGACCTGCAGACCCTGTTCCTGTTCAGTCGTTCCGACACCATCTACGGCGGTTCGGACGAGATCCAACGCAACGTCATCGCCGAGCGCGTGCTCGGCCTGCCCCGAGAGGCCCGCCCATGA
- a CDS encoding acyl-CoA dehydrogenase family protein, whose protein sequence is MRFLPTEEQVAFAEAIDEIVDGAGGADVARSWADGDTAPGLALWGQFAELGLLGLRVSEESGGFGGTLSDLVVVFERLGYHGVPGPYLETVALLPALVDDDTRADLAAGAIATAAVDGTAPAALDAALASHRYLVRDGALHRGEIGEELTSVAPTRRLARLTPTGDATPLGPGALEAALNEASLAAAATLVGAGERMLAEAVSYAKVREQFGRPIGEFQALKHQLADVRIALSFARPLVWNAALRADEPDEDRAISAAKVAAGDAALLAARTSLQVHGAIGYTAEHTLRIWLGLAPALSAAWGTPAFHRARIARDILPKER, encoded by the coding sequence ATGCGGTTCCTGCCCACGGAAGAACAGGTCGCGTTCGCCGAGGCCATCGACGAGATCGTCGACGGCGCCGGCGGCGCGGATGTGGCTCGCAGCTGGGCCGACGGCGACACCGCTCCGGGCCTCGCCCTGTGGGGGCAATTCGCCGAGCTCGGCCTCCTCGGGCTGCGGGTGAGCGAGGAGTCGGGCGGCTTCGGGGGCACGCTGAGCGACCTCGTGGTCGTGTTCGAGCGCCTCGGGTACCACGGCGTTCCCGGCCCGTACCTGGAGACGGTCGCCCTGCTGCCTGCCCTGGTCGACGACGACACGAGGGCCGACCTCGCCGCCGGAGCCATCGCGACCGCCGCGGTCGACGGCACGGCCCCGGCTGCCCTCGACGCGGCGCTCGCGTCGCACCGGTACCTCGTGCGCGACGGCGCCCTGCATCGCGGCGAGATCGGAGAGGAGCTGACCTCGGTCGCCCCGACCCGGCGTCTCGCCCGCCTCACCCCGACCGGCGACGCGACACCCCTCGGACCCGGCGCGCTGGAGGCGGCTCTCAACGAGGCGAGCCTCGCCGCCGCAGCCACTCTGGTCGGCGCCGGAGAGCGGATGCTGGCGGAAGCGGTGTCGTACGCGAAGGTGCGTGAGCAGTTCGGCCGCCCGATCGGCGAGTTCCAGGCGCTCAAGCACCAGCTCGCGGATGTGCGCATCGCCCTGAGCTTCGCCCGTCCGCTCGTGTGGAACGCCGCCCTGCGTGCCGACGAACCCGACGAGGATCGGGCGATATCGGCCGCGAAGGTCGCCGCGGGTGATGCCGCGCTGCTCGCCGCCCGCACCTCGCTGCAGGTGCACGGGGCGATCGGCTACACCGCCGAGCACACCCTGCGCATCTGGCTCGGCCTCGCCCCGGCATTGTCTGCGGCCTGGGGCACCCCCGCGTTCCACCGGGCACGGATCGCCCGCGATATCCTCCCGAAGGAGCGGTGA
- a CDS encoding AAA family ATPase: MATNDQVKALVKSHADGDDPQFYAVAMQVAAKAARTGQSKFAQELRDLVNGLRERAGNKARVASIVPFAQPKGELGALLSVSYPDARLGDLVLADKLAERLKHVLLEQRQRDALAKHGLTPARRVLLVGPPGTGKTSTARVVAGELGLPLFSIRLDTVLTKFMGETAAKLRLVFDALSETRGVYLFDEVDALGGDRAAQNDVGEIRRVLNSFLQFLEEDTSESIIIAATNHPALLDNALFRRFDTVMDFSLPDDASVQRVIKNRLSSFYTGNLSWPRIVPAARGLSHAEISTAAENAAKRTVLSNRIRVRTDDLVTALEERPRPLRSSDVARS, from the coding sequence ATGGCGACCAACGATCAGGTGAAAGCGCTGGTCAAGAGCCATGCGGATGGTGATGACCCTCAGTTCTACGCCGTTGCGATGCAGGTCGCGGCTAAGGCCGCGCGGACGGGGCAGTCGAAGTTTGCCCAGGAGCTTCGGGATCTGGTCAACGGTCTGCGCGAGCGGGCCGGAAACAAGGCTCGGGTGGCATCGATCGTGCCGTTCGCTCAGCCCAAAGGTGAGCTCGGCGCTCTCCTTAGCGTTTCGTACCCCGACGCGCGCCTCGGGGATCTCGTACTCGCTGACAAGCTTGCAGAGCGGCTGAAGCACGTCCTCCTTGAACAACGGCAGCGCGATGCGCTCGCGAAGCATGGCCTGACGCCCGCACGCAGAGTGCTGCTTGTGGGGCCTCCGGGGACTGGCAAGACGTCGACCGCTCGGGTCGTGGCGGGCGAACTCGGGCTGCCGCTTTTCTCGATCCGGCTGGACACGGTGCTGACTAAGTTTATGGGCGAGACAGCGGCGAAACTGCGGCTCGTGTTCGACGCGCTGTCTGAGACCCGCGGCGTTTATCTGTTCGACGAAGTAGATGCGCTCGGCGGTGATCGCGCCGCGCAGAACGATGTGGGAGAGATTCGTCGAGTGCTGAATTCCTTCCTCCAATTTCTAGAAGAAGACACTTCTGAGAGCATCATCATCGCGGCGACCAATCATCCCGCTCTGCTAGACAACGCGTTGTTCCGTCGTTTCGACACAGTTATGGACTTCTCCTTACCTGACGACGCATCCGTGCAAAGGGTCATCAAGAACAGGCTGTCGTCGTTTTATACAGGTAATCTCAGCTGGCCGCGGATCGTGCCGGCTGCCCGCGGGCTGAGCCACGCCGAGATTTCGACCGCAGCGGAGAACGCGGCGAAGCGAACGGTGCTCAGCAATCGCATTCGAGTTCGCACCGACGATCTCGTTACTGCTTTAGAGGAGCGCCCCCGTCCGCTCCGCTCGTCTGATGTGGCCCGTTCTTAG